A single window of Oreochromis aureus strain Israel breed Guangdong linkage group 7, ZZ_aureus, whole genome shotgun sequence DNA harbors:
- the arntl2 gene encoding aryl hydrocarbon receptor nuclear translocator-like protein 2 isoform X2 has protein sequence MSARNATATGGDRAVGEPADDVLVEEEQSTSVSLPSLMTPPSAAGMSLSMELTRKRKGSVDNQDSKCVSVPDVDMEDDQNRSDGEDQHVKVKCFREPHSQIEKRRRDKMNTLIDKLSAMIPTCNPMSRKLDKLTVLRMAVQHLKSLKGSASSFSEANYKPSFLPDEELKHLVLKAADGFLFVVGCDRGKIVFVSESVTKILNYSRAELIGQSLFDYIHPKDMGKVKEQLSASELYPRERLIDAKTGLQVQADLPIGAARLCSGARRSFFCRMKYNKISVKVEEKESQGNASKKKESQKYCTVHCTGYMRSWPTSQLGAEGEGEVDKQESSHFSCLVAVGRVHNHSSPQVNGEVRVKPTEFITRYAMDGKFTFVDQRATTILGYLPQELLGTSCYEYFHQDDLPHLADRHRKVLRSKEKIETNCYKFKTKYGSFVTLQSQWFSFVNPWTKELEYIVSTNTVISYDPSRAGRSGNKSEQSSNPKASEDCKKSPPIIPGISSTPGTMIYAGSIGTQIANELLDFNRTNSSPSSGNVSPFSLPQDKSPQIHNQISNSVPNGETSDMEIPGKSSSESEPQGAAFSGGETLMENSQLDLESVVGPGLNSLSNDEAAMAVIWSLLETDTNLGEAVDFEEMHWSL, from the exons ATGTCGGCCAGGAATGCAACGGCTACCGGCGGTGACAGAGCGGTAGGCGAACCGGCAG ATGATGTGCTGGTTGAGGAAGAACAAAGTACTTCTGTGTCTCTGCCCAGCCTGATGACCCCACCCTCAGCTGCTGGTATGTCCCTGAGCATGGAGTTAACCCGAAAGCGCAAGGGCAGCGTGGACAACCA agattcaaaatgtgtttcagtCCCTGATGTAGATATGGAGGATGACCAAAACAG GTCAGATGGAGAGGACCAACATGTCAAAGTTAAATGCTTCAG GGAGCCACATAGCCAAATTGAGAAGAGGAGACGGGACAAAATGAACACTCTGATTGACAAGCTCTCAGCCATGATCCCCACCTGTAACCCCATGTCTCGTAAGCTGGACAAACTCACTGTTCTTCGAATGGCAGTACAGCACCTCAAGTCTCTCAAAG GTTCAGCAAGTTCTTTTTCTGAAGCCAACTATAAACCATCATTCCTTCCTGATGAGGAGCTTAAACACCTTGTTCTCAAG GCTGCAGATGGGTTCCTGTTTGTAGTGGGCTGTGATCGTGGGAAAATAGTTTTTGTCTCAGAGTCTGTCACGAAGATATTAAATTATAGCCGG GCGGAGCTGATTGGGCAGAGCCTGTTTGATTACATACACCCAAAGGACATGGGAAAAGTGAAGGAGCAGCTGTCCGCTTCTGAATTATATCCTCGTGAACGGCTAATAGATGCTAAAA CCGGTCTGCAGGTTCAGGCTGACCTTCCAATCGGTGCAGCACGGTTGTGTTCAGGTGCTCGTCGTTCATTCTTCTGTCGCATGAAGTATAACAAAATTTCTGTCAAAGTGGAGGAGAAGGAATCCCAGGGAAACGCCTCCAAAAAGAAAG AGTCGCAGAAGTACTGCACAGTCCACTGTACAGGCTACATGCGCAGCTGGCCGACCAGTCAGCTGGGAGCAGAAGGGGAGGGTGAAGTGGACAAGCAGGAAAGCTCCCACTTCAGCTGTCTAGTGGCGGTGGGACGCGTCCACAACCACTCATCTCCCCAGGTTAACGGAGAAGTCCGAGTTAAACCCACAGAGTTCATCACGCGCTATGCCATGGATGGCAAGTTCACCTTTGTTGATCAAAG AGCGACGACCATTCTAGGTTATCTTCCCCAAGAATTGCTCGGAACATCGTGCTACGAATACTTCCATCAAGATGACTTACCCCATTTAGCAGACAGACATCGAAAAG TACTGCGGAGTAAAGAGAAAATAGAGACAAACTGCTAcaaattcaaaacaaaatacGGCTCTTTTGTCACTCTGCAAAGTCAGTGGTTTAGTTTTGTAAATCCATGGACCAAAGAACTAGAATATATAGTGTCAACTAACACAGTTATCTC ATATGATCCCAGTCGAGCAGGTCGGTCAGGAAATAAATCTGAACAGTCGAGCAATCCCAAGGCTTCTGAAG ACTGTAAAAAGTCTCCTCCTATTATACCTGGCATTTCCAGCACACCTGGGACTATGATATATGCCGGAAGCATAGGAACCCAGATTGCCAATGAGCTGCTGGATTTCAACAG GACAAACTCATCACCTTCCAGTGGTAACGTCAGTCCCTTCAGTCTGCCACAGGACAAGTCCCCACAAATTCACAATCAAATCAGCAACAGC GTCCCAAATGGAGAAACATCAGACATGGAAATACCAGGAAAGTCCAGCTCGGAGAGTGAGCCTCAAGGAGCTGCATTCTCAGGAGGAGAGACGCTTATGG AAAATTCCCAGTTGGATTTGGAGAGCGTGGTTGGACCAGGCCTGAATAGCCTCAGCAATGATGAAGCAGCTATGGCAGTGATCTGGAGCCTTTTGGAGACGGATACAAACTTGGGAGAAGCTGTGGACTTTGAAGAGATGCACTGGTCCTTATAG
- the arntl2 gene encoding aryl hydrocarbon receptor nuclear translocator-like protein 2 isoform X1 yields the protein MSARNATATGGDRAVGEPADDVLVEEEQSTSVSLPSLMTPPSAAGMSLSMELTRKRKGSVDNQDSKCVSVPDVDMEDDQNRSDGEDQHVKVKCFREPHSQIEKRRRDKMNTLIDKLSAMIPTCNPMSRKLDKLTVLRMAVQHLKSLKGSASSFSEANYKPSFLPDEELKHLVLKAADGFLFVVGCDRGKIVFVSESVTKILNYSRAELIGQSLFDYIHPKDMGKVKEQLSASELYPRERLIDAKTGLQVQADLPIGAARLCSGARRSFFCRMKYNKISVKVEEKESQGNASKKKESQKYCTVHCTGYMRSWPTSQLGAEGEGEVDKQESSHFSCLVAVGRVHNHSSPQVNGEVRVKPTEFITRYAMDGKFTFVDQRATTILGYLPQELLGTSCYEYFHQDDLPHLADRHRKVLRSKEKIETNCYKFKTKYGSFVTLQSQWFSFVNPWTKELEYIVSTNTVISYDPSRAGRSGNKSEQSSNPKASEDCKKSPPIIPGISSTPGTMIYAGSIGTQIANELLDFNRTNSSPSSGNVSPFSLPQDKSPQIHNQISNSVPNGETSDMEIPGKSSSESEPQGAAFSGGETLMEENSQLDLESVVGPGLNSLSNDEAAMAVIWSLLETDTNLGEAVDFEEMHWSL from the exons ATGTCGGCCAGGAATGCAACGGCTACCGGCGGTGACAGAGCGGTAGGCGAACCGGCAG ATGATGTGCTGGTTGAGGAAGAACAAAGTACTTCTGTGTCTCTGCCCAGCCTGATGACCCCACCCTCAGCTGCTGGTATGTCCCTGAGCATGGAGTTAACCCGAAAGCGCAAGGGCAGCGTGGACAACCA agattcaaaatgtgtttcagtCCCTGATGTAGATATGGAGGATGACCAAAACAG GTCAGATGGAGAGGACCAACATGTCAAAGTTAAATGCTTCAG GGAGCCACATAGCCAAATTGAGAAGAGGAGACGGGACAAAATGAACACTCTGATTGACAAGCTCTCAGCCATGATCCCCACCTGTAACCCCATGTCTCGTAAGCTGGACAAACTCACTGTTCTTCGAATGGCAGTACAGCACCTCAAGTCTCTCAAAG GTTCAGCAAGTTCTTTTTCTGAAGCCAACTATAAACCATCATTCCTTCCTGATGAGGAGCTTAAACACCTTGTTCTCAAG GCTGCAGATGGGTTCCTGTTTGTAGTGGGCTGTGATCGTGGGAAAATAGTTTTTGTCTCAGAGTCTGTCACGAAGATATTAAATTATAGCCGG GCGGAGCTGATTGGGCAGAGCCTGTTTGATTACATACACCCAAAGGACATGGGAAAAGTGAAGGAGCAGCTGTCCGCTTCTGAATTATATCCTCGTGAACGGCTAATAGATGCTAAAA CCGGTCTGCAGGTTCAGGCTGACCTTCCAATCGGTGCAGCACGGTTGTGTTCAGGTGCTCGTCGTTCATTCTTCTGTCGCATGAAGTATAACAAAATTTCTGTCAAAGTGGAGGAGAAGGAATCCCAGGGAAACGCCTCCAAAAAGAAAG AGTCGCAGAAGTACTGCACAGTCCACTGTACAGGCTACATGCGCAGCTGGCCGACCAGTCAGCTGGGAGCAGAAGGGGAGGGTGAAGTGGACAAGCAGGAAAGCTCCCACTTCAGCTGTCTAGTGGCGGTGGGACGCGTCCACAACCACTCATCTCCCCAGGTTAACGGAGAAGTCCGAGTTAAACCCACAGAGTTCATCACGCGCTATGCCATGGATGGCAAGTTCACCTTTGTTGATCAAAG AGCGACGACCATTCTAGGTTATCTTCCCCAAGAATTGCTCGGAACATCGTGCTACGAATACTTCCATCAAGATGACTTACCCCATTTAGCAGACAGACATCGAAAAG TACTGCGGAGTAAAGAGAAAATAGAGACAAACTGCTAcaaattcaaaacaaaatacGGCTCTTTTGTCACTCTGCAAAGTCAGTGGTTTAGTTTTGTAAATCCATGGACCAAAGAACTAGAATATATAGTGTCAACTAACACAGTTATCTC ATATGATCCCAGTCGAGCAGGTCGGTCAGGAAATAAATCTGAACAGTCGAGCAATCCCAAGGCTTCTGAAG ACTGTAAAAAGTCTCCTCCTATTATACCTGGCATTTCCAGCACACCTGGGACTATGATATATGCCGGAAGCATAGGAACCCAGATTGCCAATGAGCTGCTGGATTTCAACAG GACAAACTCATCACCTTCCAGTGGTAACGTCAGTCCCTTCAGTCTGCCACAGGACAAGTCCCCACAAATTCACAATCAAATCAGCAACAGC GTCCCAAATGGAGAAACATCAGACATGGAAATACCAGGAAAGTCCAGCTCGGAGAGTGAGCCTCAAGGAGCTGCATTCTCAGGAGGAGAGACGCTTATGG AAGAAAATTCCCAGTTGGATTTGGAGAGCGTGGTTGGACCAGGCCTGAATAGCCTCAGCAATGATGAAGCAGCTATGGCAGTGATCTGGAGCCTTTTGGAGACGGATACAAACTTGGGAGAAGCTGTGGACTTTGAAGAGATGCACTGGTCCTTATAG
- the arntl2 gene encoding aryl hydrocarbon receptor nuclear translocator-like protein 2 isoform X3 — MSARNATATGGDRAVGEPADDVLVEEEQSTSVSLPSLMTPPSAAGMSLSMELTRKRKGSVDNQDSKCVSVPDVDMEDDQNRSDGEDQHVKVKCFREPHSQIEKRRRDKMNTLIDKLSAMIPTCNPMSRKLDKLTVLRMAVQHLKSLKGSASSFSEANYKPSFLPDEELKHLVLKAELIGQSLFDYIHPKDMGKVKEQLSASELYPRERLIDAKTGLQVQADLPIGAARLCSGARRSFFCRMKYNKISVKVEEKESQGNASKKKESQKYCTVHCTGYMRSWPTSQLGAEGEGEVDKQESSHFSCLVAVGRVHNHSSPQVNGEVRVKPTEFITRYAMDGKFTFVDQRATTILGYLPQELLGTSCYEYFHQDDLPHLADRHRKVLRSKEKIETNCYKFKTKYGSFVTLQSQWFSFVNPWTKELEYIVSTNTVISYDPSRAGRSGNKSEQSSNPKASEDCKKSPPIIPGISSTPGTMIYAGSIGTQIANELLDFNRTNSSPSSGNVSPFSLPQDKSPQIHNQISNSVPNGETSDMEIPGKSSSESEPQGAAFSGGETLMEENSQLDLESVVGPGLNSLSNDEAAMAVIWSLLETDTNLGEAVDFEEMHWSL, encoded by the exons ATGTCGGCCAGGAATGCAACGGCTACCGGCGGTGACAGAGCGGTAGGCGAACCGGCAG ATGATGTGCTGGTTGAGGAAGAACAAAGTACTTCTGTGTCTCTGCCCAGCCTGATGACCCCACCCTCAGCTGCTGGTATGTCCCTGAGCATGGAGTTAACCCGAAAGCGCAAGGGCAGCGTGGACAACCA agattcaaaatgtgtttcagtCCCTGATGTAGATATGGAGGATGACCAAAACAG GTCAGATGGAGAGGACCAACATGTCAAAGTTAAATGCTTCAG GGAGCCACATAGCCAAATTGAGAAGAGGAGACGGGACAAAATGAACACTCTGATTGACAAGCTCTCAGCCATGATCCCCACCTGTAACCCCATGTCTCGTAAGCTGGACAAACTCACTGTTCTTCGAATGGCAGTACAGCACCTCAAGTCTCTCAAAG GTTCAGCAAGTTCTTTTTCTGAAGCCAACTATAAACCATCATTCCTTCCTGATGAGGAGCTTAAACACCTTGTTCTCAAG GCGGAGCTGATTGGGCAGAGCCTGTTTGATTACATACACCCAAAGGACATGGGAAAAGTGAAGGAGCAGCTGTCCGCTTCTGAATTATATCCTCGTGAACGGCTAATAGATGCTAAAA CCGGTCTGCAGGTTCAGGCTGACCTTCCAATCGGTGCAGCACGGTTGTGTTCAGGTGCTCGTCGTTCATTCTTCTGTCGCATGAAGTATAACAAAATTTCTGTCAAAGTGGAGGAGAAGGAATCCCAGGGAAACGCCTCCAAAAAGAAAG AGTCGCAGAAGTACTGCACAGTCCACTGTACAGGCTACATGCGCAGCTGGCCGACCAGTCAGCTGGGAGCAGAAGGGGAGGGTGAAGTGGACAAGCAGGAAAGCTCCCACTTCAGCTGTCTAGTGGCGGTGGGACGCGTCCACAACCACTCATCTCCCCAGGTTAACGGAGAAGTCCGAGTTAAACCCACAGAGTTCATCACGCGCTATGCCATGGATGGCAAGTTCACCTTTGTTGATCAAAG AGCGACGACCATTCTAGGTTATCTTCCCCAAGAATTGCTCGGAACATCGTGCTACGAATACTTCCATCAAGATGACTTACCCCATTTAGCAGACAGACATCGAAAAG TACTGCGGAGTAAAGAGAAAATAGAGACAAACTGCTAcaaattcaaaacaaaatacGGCTCTTTTGTCACTCTGCAAAGTCAGTGGTTTAGTTTTGTAAATCCATGGACCAAAGAACTAGAATATATAGTGTCAACTAACACAGTTATCTC ATATGATCCCAGTCGAGCAGGTCGGTCAGGAAATAAATCTGAACAGTCGAGCAATCCCAAGGCTTCTGAAG ACTGTAAAAAGTCTCCTCCTATTATACCTGGCATTTCCAGCACACCTGGGACTATGATATATGCCGGAAGCATAGGAACCCAGATTGCCAATGAGCTGCTGGATTTCAACAG GACAAACTCATCACCTTCCAGTGGTAACGTCAGTCCCTTCAGTCTGCCACAGGACAAGTCCCCACAAATTCACAATCAAATCAGCAACAGC GTCCCAAATGGAGAAACATCAGACATGGAAATACCAGGAAAGTCCAGCTCGGAGAGTGAGCCTCAAGGAGCTGCATTCTCAGGAGGAGAGACGCTTATGG AAGAAAATTCCCAGTTGGATTTGGAGAGCGTGGTTGGACCAGGCCTGAATAGCCTCAGCAATGATGAAGCAGCTATGGCAGTGATCTGGAGCCTTTTGGAGACGGATACAAACTTGGGAGAAGCTGTGGACTTTGAAGAGATGCACTGGTCCTTATAG